In Chaetodon trifascialis isolate fChaTrf1 chromosome 2, fChaTrf1.hap1, whole genome shotgun sequence, one DNA window encodes the following:
- the ncapg gene encoding condensin complex subunit 3 has product MTADNEIDIKEAFQRAQKGHNNKAKLVASLKSRYSKMEDKTLFHEEFVHYLKYAMIVYKREPAVENVMEFVARFAASFQSPPKTEEEEEQRQEEGEEEEEEDAEDDHPFLSFIFNFLLESHKASSHAVRFRVCQLINKLLGSMAENAQIDDDLFERIHQAMLVRVTDKFPNVRIQAALAMTRLQQPSDPDCPTINAYMLILENDSNAEVRRAVLSCIAMSPRTLPKVLKRTRDIKENVRKLAYQVLAEKVHIKALSIAQRVSLLQQGLRDTSEAVKEVVCSHLLPAWLLRLDGNVIEMLHRLDVENCAQTALDTLTAIFKGKPTGELLQNRMQLDNRKLIPVDSLSCENVLYWRALCEFMKAKGDEGDEMLEQVLPDAATYSDYLYGYLKAVPVLSEEQRADFNQLELVMTKEFISQQLIHLIRCLDTNEEGGRKRMLAVLQEMLALPQTPSSLVSLLTEKLLTLIPDDQRRIQAVAEIISDVREPITEASQPVDENENRRQQVQLAEVKVRILEAKQTLEDCITAQEFSRAAELKDSITELENRRNHIIQKIAESAQPADKEVRTEKNDPETLLRCLTMCAELLKQMSIKTRIGPTVSALMSSLILPSIANAHPAVRNMAVVCLGTCTLHNTELAKTHMVLLLQIAQLDEVKIRISALRAIIDLLLLFGFQLLSEAAATQTAPPSQSPDRQEEDAAVIEEKGDVPEDSAQSILVMLSDFLDSEVSDLRTETAEGLSKLMYTGRISSAKMLSRLVLLWYNPVTEDDTRLRHCLGVFFQLYARESRAHQEVVEESFLPTVRTLMNAPATSPLAEVDINNVVELFVELTRPSVLIKPSANTEEVCVHDYLAVRMCGEMLKDPTAPEVRLYAKTLSNLELSRDETVRKDLQTLLQQLVQVVKDRVCLRALEKMMYHMMDSKEQAELLSASALQPLDVNADETAADDPSKSAKRAKRGQRKVCTSKGGRKPSRRAESSEESDGENVPESVPLVRPSRRAKTAALEKTKLDLNTLINQEANVS; this is encoded by the exons ATGACTGCGGACAATGAAATAGACATTAAGGAGGCGTTTCAGCGCGCTCAGAAGGGCCACAATAACAAAGCAAAGCTGGTGGCAAGCCTGAAGAGCCGCTACAGTAAG ATGGAGGACAAGACACTGTTCCACGAAGAGTTTGTCCACTACCTGAAGTACGCCATGATTGTCTACAAGCGTGAACCCGCTGTTGAAAATGTCATGGAGTTTGTGGCGAGGTTCGCCGCCAGTTTCCAGTCCCCACctaagacagaggaagaggaagagcagcggcaggaggaaggggaggaggaggaagaagaggatgctGAGGATGACCATCCATTTCTGAGTTTCATCTTCAACTTCCTGCTCGAG TCTCATAAAGCCAGCAGCCACGCAGTGCGTTTCCGTGTGTGCCAGCTGATCAACAAGTTGCTGGGCAGTATGGCAGAGAATGCCCAGATAGACGACGACCTCTTTGAACGCATCCACCAAGCCATGCTGGTCCGTGTCACTGACAAGTTCCCTAATGTGAGGATTCAGGCTGCTTTGGCCATGACGCGCCTGCAGCAGCCAAGTGATCCCGACTGTCCAACCATCAacg CCTACATGTTGATTCTGGAAAATGATAGTAATGCTGAGGTGCGACGCGCCGTTCTTTCCTGCATTGCAATGTCCCCTCGCACCCTCCCCAAAGTACTCAAACGCACCCGGGACATCAAAGAGAACGTCCGCAAGCTAGCCTACCAG GTTCTGGCTGAGAAGGTTCACATTAAAGCTTTGTCCATCGCACAGAGAGTGAGTCTCCTGCAGCAGGGTCTCCGTGACACCTCAG aagCAGTGAAGGAGGTGGTTTGTTCTCATCTCCTGCCGGCCTGGCTGCTCCGGCTCGATGGTAACGTCATAGAGATGCTGCACAGGCTGGATGTAGAGAACTGTGCCCAAACAGCTCTGGACACACTTACAGCCATCTTCAAAGGCAAACCCACCggagagctgctgcagaacagAATGCAGCTCGACAACAG GAAGCTGATCCCGGTGGACTCTCTGTCCTGTGAGAATGTGCTTTACTGGAGAGCTCTGTGCGAGTTCATGAAGGCTAAAGGAGACGAGGGTGATGAAATGCTGGAGCAAGTGTTGCCAGACGCCGCCACTTATTCCGACTACCTCTATGG ATATCTGAAGGCGGTGCCCGTGCTGTCAGAGGAACAGAGGGCCGACTTCAACCAGCTGGAGCTGGTCATGACCAAGGAGTTCATCTCCCAACAGCTCATCCATCTCATCAGATGTCTGGACACCAACGAGGAGGGCGGCAG GAAGCGCATGTTGGCCGTCCTGCAGGAGATGTTGGCTCTTCCACAGACTCCCTCCTCCCTGGTCTCCCTTCTCACAGAGAAACTCCTCACCCTCATCCCTGATGACCAGAGACGCATCCAGGCT GTGGCAGAAATCATCTCAGACGTGAGGGAGCCCATCACGGAAGCCAGTCAGCCGGTGGATGAGAACGAGAACCGTCGGCAGCAAGTCCAG CTGGCAGAGGTTAAGGTGCGTATCTTGGAGGCCAAACAAACCCTGGAGGACTGCATCACCGCCCAGGAGTTCAGCCGcgctgcagagctgaaggacTCCATCACAGAGCTTGAAAACCGCAGGAACCACATCATCCAGAAAATCGCAGAGAGCGCCCAGCCGGCCGACAAGGAGGTCCGCACCGAGAAG AATGACCCGGAGACTCTTCTGAGGTGTCTAACGATGTGCGCAGAACTGCTGAAGCAGATGAGCATCAAGACGCGAATCGGCCCGACTGTTAGCGCCTTAATGTCCTCTCTG ATCCTGCCCAGCATAGCAAACGCTCACCCCGCGGTTCGCAATATGGCCGTAGTGTGTCTGGGAACATGCACTCTGCACAACACGGAGCTGGCCAAAACCCACATGGTGCTGCTGCTACAG attgCCCAGCTGGATGAGGTAAAGATCCGTATCAGTGCTCTTCGGGCCATCAtcgacctgctgctgctgttcggcttccagctgctctctgaagcAGCTGCCACTCAGACAGCGCCGCCTTCACAGtcaccagacagacaggaggaggacgcgGCGGTGATCGAGGAGAAGGGAGATGTACCCGAGGACAGCGCACAGAGCATACTTGTGATGCTGTCAGACTTCCTGGACAGCGAG GTGTCTGACCTGCGTACGGAGACAGCGGAGGGCCTGTCCAAACTAATGTACACCGGCCGCATCTCCAGTGCCAAGATGCTCTCCCGTCTGGTGCTGCTGTGGTACAATCCTGTCACTGAGGACGACACCCGACTGCGGCACTGCCTCGGCGTCTTCTTCCAGCTCTACGCCCGCGAGAGCAG AGCCCACCAGGAGGTCGTGGAGGAGAGTTTCCTGCCGACTGTTCGGACTCTAATGAACGCTCCAGCCACCTCTCCACTAGCTGAGGTGGATATTAACAATGTGGTCGAGCTATTTGTAGAGCTGACCCGGCCAAGTGTGCTTATCAAGCCCTCAGCTAACACAGAG GAGGTGTGTGTCCATGACTACTTGGCGGTGCGTATGTGCGGGGAGATGCTGAAGGACCCCACAGCCCCTGAGGTGCGTCTCTATGCCAAGACTCTCAGCAACCTGGAGCTCAGCAGAGACGAGACCGTTCGGAAAGACCTGCAGactcttctgcagcagctggtaCAG GTGGTGAAGGATCGCGTCTGTCTTCGTGCTCTGGAGAAGATGATGTATCACATGATGGACTCAAAAGAACAGGCAGAGCTCCTCAGTGCCAGCGCGCTGCAACCATTGGATGTCAATGCAGATG AGACTGCAGCAGACGATCCATCTAAATCTGCCAAGAGAGCCAAAAGAG gTCAGAGGAAAGTCTGCACATCCAAAGGGGGCAGAAAGCCGAGCAGGAgggcagagtcatcagaggaGAG TGACGGGGAAAACGTTCCAGAGTCAGTTCCTCTGGTGCGTCCTTCACGGAGGGCCAAGACTGCAGCTCTGGAGAAGACGAAGCTGGACCTCAACACCCTCATTAACCAGGAAGCCAATGTGTCGTAG